A window of the Microbulbifer aggregans genome harbors these coding sequences:
- a CDS encoding SURF1 family protein: MTVNHTPARSQTASVALIRNWPVTFLSACFLPLLLALGFWQLDRAGEKAAILSVIDARLGAQPRKPADLETLQTFTPVRLMGFYTGELLYLDNRTRDGRAGYEVLQVFVSGGERWLVNRGWVPVGEDRSILPAVSWPLAAKWITGFLHPVDENGPAAAAVMEFEAGTGVEPESLRRIQALGADVLAAMNVDETGWTIRLSADSDTALRTGWQFVNSQPERHTGYAVQWFAMAAALCILWLIAATNIPAVLKKNNYKRGNGS; this comes from the coding sequence ATGACAGTAAACCACACCCCGGCGCGGTCGCAGACTGCCAGTGTAGCATTGATCCGTAACTGGCCAGTCACCTTCCTCAGTGCCTGTTTCCTGCCCCTTCTACTTGCGCTGGGATTCTGGCAGCTCGACCGTGCGGGGGAAAAAGCGGCAATTCTGTCGGTGATCGATGCGCGGCTCGGCGCGCAGCCCCGCAAACCCGCTGACCTCGAGACCCTACAGACATTCACACCCGTACGCCTGATGGGCTTCTATACCGGCGAGCTACTGTATCTGGATAACCGCACGCGAGATGGCCGCGCCGGCTATGAAGTGCTGCAGGTGTTTGTCTCGGGCGGTGAACGCTGGCTGGTGAACCGTGGTTGGGTGCCGGTGGGTGAGGATCGCAGCATTCTGCCAGCGGTGTCCTGGCCTCTTGCGGCCAAATGGATCACGGGGTTTCTGCATCCAGTCGATGAAAATGGCCCAGCTGCTGCAGCGGTCATGGAGTTTGAGGCCGGTACCGGGGTGGAGCCGGAGAGCTTACGGCGGATACAGGCTCTGGGAGCCGATGTGCTGGCAGCAATGAACGTGGATGAGACCGGCTGGACGATCCGCCTGAGTGCCGATTCCGATACCGCACTGCGCACTGGCTGGCAATTCGTCAACAGCCAGCCGGAGCGACATACCGGTTACGCAGTACAGTGGTTTGCGATGGCGGCCGCCCTGTGTATTCTGTGGTTGATAGCCGCCACCAATATTCCCGCGGTGCTGAAAAAAAATAATTACAAGAGAGGAAACGGATCGTGA
- a CDS encoding YheV family putative zinc ribbon protein, translated as MQDEKNKPVKRRFIAGAVCPRCGEMDTIVNYRLGDKNYRECVNCGFKDEIRIQSRPAEIPTRVNESGLDKEVETPVKILEPGPAKKNRK; from the coding sequence ATGCAGGATGAAAAAAACAAACCGGTAAAAAGGCGCTTTATTGCTGGAGCAGTATGCCCCCGCTGTGGAGAAATGGATACCATTGTCAATTACCGGCTCGGTGACAAAAATTATCGAGAGTGTGTGAATTGCGGATTCAAGGATGAAATACGTATTCAGTCGAGGCCCGCGGAGATCCCCACACGCGTGAATGAAAGTGGTTTGGATAAAGAAGTCGAAACACCGGTTAAAATTCTCGAGCCAGGGCCCGCGAAAAAAAATAGAAAATAA
- the coxB gene encoding cytochrome c oxidase subunit II: protein MLRGFNRLFALMATALPAGTALAEDKAPERWGVNMPRGVTEVAQTTYDLHMLIFWICVAIGVLVFSVMFYSMWRHRKSKGYKAAQFHESTAVELVWTIIPTIILILMAIPATKTLYDIYDTEEADLDIMITGYQWKWKYDYLGSDVSFFSNLSTPRAQIDNQLPKTSNYLLEVDEPVVVPVGKKVRFLITANDVIHAWWVPDLAVKKDAIPGFVNEAWTRIEEPGIYRGQCAELCGKDHGFMPIVVKAVPQTEYDQWLEKRATEAAKMRELTEKTFTFDELFARGKEVYNRNCAACHQVNGQGVPPTFPAIAGSSVATGPMKAHLGIVVHGSEKNPAMQAFGPQLSEADIAAVITYQRNAFGNDMGDTVQPIDILNFKNNQQ from the coding sequence ATGTTGAGAGGCTTCAATCGGCTGTTCGCCTTGATGGCCACGGCGCTGCCGGCCGGCACCGCTCTGGCGGAAGATAAGGCACCGGAACGCTGGGGGGTCAACATGCCCCGGGGGGTCACGGAGGTCGCACAGACCACCTATGACCTGCATATGCTGATCTTCTGGATCTGTGTTGCCATTGGTGTGCTGGTGTTCTCGGTGATGTTCTACAGCATGTGGCGTCACCGCAAGAGCAAAGGGTACAAGGCGGCCCAGTTTCACGAGAGCACTGCGGTGGAACTGGTCTGGACCATTATCCCCACTATCATCCTGATCCTGATGGCGATCCCTGCCACCAAGACGCTCTACGATATCTACGATACCGAGGAAGCCGATCTCGACATCATGATCACTGGCTACCAGTGGAAGTGGAAATACGACTATCTCGGTTCCGATGTCTCCTTCTTCTCCAATCTCTCCACCCCCCGCGCCCAGATCGACAACCAGCTGCCCAAAACCAGCAACTATCTGCTCGAAGTGGATGAGCCGGTGGTGGTGCCTGTGGGCAAGAAGGTGCGATTCCTGATTACCGCCAACGACGTTATCCACGCCTGGTGGGTACCGGATCTGGCCGTGAAGAAGGATGCTATCCCGGGCTTTGTCAACGAAGCCTGGACCCGGATCGAAGAACCGGGCATCTACCGCGGCCAGTGCGCGGAACTGTGCGGCAAGGACCACGGCTTTATGCCGATCGTTGTGAAGGCGGTGCCCCAGACCGAATACGATCAGTGGCTTGAAAAGCGTGCGACCGAAGCCGCCAAGATGCGCGAGCTCACCGAAAAGACGTTTACCTTTGACGAGCTGTTTGCCCGCGGAAAGGAAGTCTACAACCGCAATTGCGCAGCCTGTCACCAGGTCAATGGCCAGGGCGTGCCACCGACGTTCCCGGCCATTGCCGGTTCCTCTGTTGCCACTGGCCCGATGAAAGCGCATCTGGGTATCGTGGTGCACGGCTCGGAGAAAAACCCAGCCATGCAGGCATTCGGGCCACAGCTGTCCGAAGCGGATATCGCCGCGGTGATCACCTATCAGCGCAATGCCTTTGGCAACGATATGGGCGATACCGTGCAGCCCATCGATATCCTCAATTTCAAGAATAACCAGCAGTAA
- a CDS encoding M3 family metallopeptidase, whose translation MSNPLQELPSLPSFDRLEPEQVEPAIDAHLAACDAKLQSGLYQRGWDNAVAPLEEAQDRLSRAFSPVSHLNSVLSGPWRAPYEAALAKITNYWTELGQNRELYDLYRELAASADFASWPQARRKTIELALRDFHLGGVALEGDERTQFAANSRRLAELSSTFANNVLDATNAWTYRTEDESELTGLPDTAVETARAAAENRGERGWVITLDGPSYLAVMTHAENRDLRKMVHLAFVTRASEQGQHAGRFDNSAVMTEILALRAQQANLLGMNNYAERSLASKMAESNDVVLDFLHNLARRARPAAEREFAELQAFATEQLGLDQLEPWDIAWAAEKLKRERYAVSQEELRPYFPFPKVLKGMFAVVERLFGVTVEADSSVTVWHPDVEFFWLKRGGEKLAGFYLDPFAREKKRGGAWMDTVSTRRQGAEGLQLPVAYLVCNFSPPTGAKPSLLTHYEVTTLFHEFGHGLHHMLTRVDVGPVSGINGVAWDAVELPSQFLENWCWEPEAIAMISGHYESGEPLPEALLDKMLAAKNFQSAMFTVRQLEFALFDFQLHCREQGASAEDVQALLDQVRSEVAVVPVAPENRFQHSFSHIFAGGYAAGYYSYKWAEVLSADAFSLFEERGIFDQETGERFLRSILEQGGSRDALELFTEFRGRGPEIDALLRHSGIEA comes from the coding sequence ATGTCCAACCCGCTGCAAGAACTCCCGTCACTGCCCAGTTTTGACCGACTTGAGCCGGAGCAGGTCGAGCCGGCCATCGACGCCCATCTGGCGGCGTGCGACGCCAAACTGCAGAGCGGGCTTTACCAGCGGGGCTGGGACAACGCCGTAGCACCACTCGAGGAGGCCCAGGATCGCCTGAGCCGGGCCTTTTCACCGGTCAGTCACCTCAACAGCGTGCTCAGCGGCCCGTGGCGGGCCCCTTATGAGGCTGCGCTGGCAAAGATCACCAACTATTGGACGGAGCTGGGCCAGAATCGCGAACTGTATGACCTCTATCGCGAACTGGCAGCGAGCGCCGATTTTGCGTCGTGGCCACAGGCGCGGCGCAAGACCATAGAACTGGCGCTGCGAGACTTTCACCTCGGCGGGGTGGCCCTCGAGGGCGATGAGCGAACACAGTTCGCGGCAAACAGCCGGCGGCTGGCAGAGCTCTCAAGCACTTTTGCCAACAATGTCCTGGATGCCACCAATGCCTGGACCTACCGCACCGAAGACGAAAGTGAGCTGACCGGCCTGCCGGACACCGCGGTGGAAACTGCCCGTGCCGCTGCAGAGAATCGGGGCGAGCGTGGTTGGGTGATCACACTCGATGGCCCGAGTTATCTGGCCGTCATGACCCATGCTGAGAACCGGGATCTGCGTAAAATGGTGCATCTGGCATTTGTCACCCGCGCATCGGAGCAGGGACAGCATGCCGGTCGTTTTGATAACAGCGCGGTGATGACCGAAATTCTCGCACTGCGGGCGCAGCAGGCGAACTTGCTGGGTATGAACAATTACGCGGAACGCTCGCTGGCAAGCAAGATGGCAGAGAGTAACGACGTGGTGTTGGATTTCCTCCATAACCTGGCGCGACGAGCGCGGCCAGCGGCGGAGCGCGAGTTTGCCGAACTGCAGGCATTTGCCACTGAGCAACTGGGCCTGGACCAGCTTGAACCCTGGGATATTGCCTGGGCTGCGGAGAAGCTGAAGCGCGAGCGCTATGCGGTAAGCCAGGAGGAACTGAGACCTTATTTCCCGTTTCCGAAGGTGCTTAAGGGGATGTTCGCCGTGGTCGAACGGCTGTTCGGCGTCACCGTGGAAGCCGATTCTTCCGTGACCGTCTGGCACCCTGATGTAGAGTTTTTCTGGTTGAAGCGGGGTGGCGAAAAGCTGGCGGGTTTCTACCTGGATCCTTTCGCCCGTGAGAAAAAGCGGGGTGGAGCATGGATGGATACGGTCAGCACGCGCCGGCAGGGCGCGGAAGGCCTTCAGTTGCCAGTGGCCTATCTGGTCTGCAATTTCAGTCCACCCACCGGCGCCAAACCGTCACTCCTGACGCACTACGAAGTGACGACGCTATTCCACGAATTCGGCCACGGGCTGCACCATATGCTGACCCGGGTGGATGTAGGCCCGGTCTCCGGGATCAACGGAGTCGCCTGGGACGCCGTGGAGTTGCCGAGCCAGTTCCTGGAAAACTGGTGTTGGGAGCCCGAAGCGATCGCCATGATCTCTGGTCATTATGAAAGCGGTGAACCCCTGCCGGAGGCCCTGCTGGACAAGATGCTGGCGGCCAAGAACTTCCAGTCCGCCATGTTTACCGTGCGGCAACTGGAGTTTGCCCTATTCGACTTTCAGCTCCATTGCCGCGAGCAGGGTGCATCGGCAGAGGACGTGCAGGCGTTACTGGATCAGGTTCGTAGCGAAGTCGCTGTGGTGCCGGTGGCGCCAGAGAACCGTTTCCAGCACAGCTTTAGCCATATCTTTGCTGGCGGCTATGCGGCAGGCTATTACAGCTACAAATGGGCGGAAGTTCTGTCAGCGGATGCGTTTTCCCTGTTCGAGGAAAGGGGGATTTTTGATCAGGAAACCGGCGAGCGCTTCCTGCGGAGTATTCTCGAGCAGGGGGGCAGCCGGGATGCCCTCGAACTGTTCACCGAGTTTCGCGGTCGTGGACCGGAAATTGATGCCCTCCTGAGACACTCTGGCATCGAAGCCTGA
- a CDS encoding cytochrome c oxidase assembly protein, translated as MAWSENAKVTAKLLTLAVSMLAFALFIMPPLYDAFCEITGLNGKTGAKYEAVPAAVDTERLVKVQFVASNNENMPWQFRPSVISVKVHPGEPMDTVFLAENPTGKLMVGQAIPSVVPSKAAQYFHKTECFCFNQQTLAAGESAELPLRFIVDPDLPPGVNTITLSYTLFDVTERVSVNREIDNKNTDSAREG; from the coding sequence ATGGCCTGGAGTGAGAATGCAAAGGTCACGGCAAAACTGCTGACGCTCGCCGTCAGCATGCTGGCCTTTGCACTCTTTATCATGCCGCCGCTGTACGATGCCTTCTGTGAGATCACCGGTCTGAATGGCAAGACAGGAGCGAAGTATGAAGCGGTACCTGCAGCGGTGGATACCGAGCGTCTGGTCAAGGTTCAGTTTGTTGCCAGCAACAACGAGAACATGCCCTGGCAATTTCGTCCCAGTGTTATTTCCGTGAAAGTGCATCCGGGGGAACCGATGGATACGGTCTTCCTGGCAGAAAACCCTACCGGCAAGTTGATGGTCGGCCAGGCCATTCCGAGCGTGGTCCCGTCCAAGGCGGCACAGTATTTTCACAAGACGGAATGTTTCTGTTTTAACCAGCAGACACTCGCCGCGGGTGAAAGCGCCGAGTTACCACTGCGTTTTATTGTCGACCCGGACCTGCCACCGGGCGTCAACACCATTACCCTTTCCTATACGCTGTTCGATGTCACGGAAAGAGTTTCAGTTAATCGCGAGATCGATAACAAAAACACCGACTCCGCGCGAGAGGGATAA
- the ctaD gene encoding cytochrome c oxidase subunit I, which produces MAHGPKPGLSRWLYTTNHKDIGTMYLWFSFAMFLLGGCMALVIRAELFEPGLQIVQPEFFNQMTTMHGLIMVFGAVMPAFVGLANWMIPMMIGAPDMALPRMNNWSFWILPFAFTMLASTLFMDGGAPNFGWTFYAPLSTEYAPPSVTFFIFSIHIMGASSIMGAINIIATILNMRAPGMTLMKMPLFVWTWLITAYLLIAVMPVLAGVVTMMLMDIHFGTSFFSAAGGGDPVLFQHVFWFFGHPEVYIMILPAFGVVSAIIPTFARKPLFGYSSMVYATASIAFLSFIVWAHHMFTVGMPIAGELFFMYATMLIAVPTGVKVFNWVTTMFRGSMTFETPMLFAVAFVILFTIGGFSGLMLAIAPADFQYHDTYFVVAHFHYVLVPGAIFSITAAVYYWLPKWTGNMYNETMGKVHFWLSFIGLNVTFFPMHFVGLAGMPRRIPDYALQFADFNQIASMGAFLFGASQLLFLFNVIRTIQGGKKASDEVWENPEGLEWTVPSPAPYHTFSTPPAVR; this is translated from the coding sequence ATGGCACACGGCCCCAAACCCGGATTGTCCCGGTGGCTCTATACCACCAACCACAAAGACATCGGAACCATGTATCTGTGGTTCAGCTTCGCCATGTTCCTGCTCGGCGGATGCATGGCGCTGGTGATCCGCGCAGAACTGTTCGAGCCGGGACTGCAGATCGTGCAGCCCGAATTTTTCAACCAGATGACCACCATGCACGGCCTGATCATGGTCTTTGGTGCCGTGATGCCGGCATTCGTTGGCCTGGCCAACTGGATGATCCCGATGATGATCGGTGCTCCAGACATGGCCCTGCCACGCATGAATAACTGGAGCTTCTGGATTCTGCCATTCGCCTTCACCATGCTTGCCTCCACCCTGTTCATGGATGGCGGTGCGCCGAATTTTGGCTGGACTTTCTATGCCCCGCTGTCGACTGAGTACGCGCCGCCGAGCGTGACCTTCTTCATCTTCTCCATTCATATCATGGGTGCTTCGTCGATCATGGGGGCGATCAATATCATCGCTACCATCCTCAATATGCGTGCCCCGGGCATGACCCTGATGAAGATGCCGCTGTTCGTGTGGACCTGGCTCATTACCGCGTATCTGCTGATTGCCGTGATGCCGGTGTTGGCTGGTGTGGTCACCATGATGCTGATGGATATCCACTTTGGTACCAGCTTCTTCAGCGCTGCCGGTGGTGGTGATCCGGTCCTGTTCCAGCATGTGTTCTGGTTCTTCGGCCACCCCGAGGTCTACATCATGATCCTGCCGGCTTTCGGTGTCGTGTCGGCGATCATCCCGACATTCGCGCGCAAGCCGCTGTTCGGTTACAGCTCCATGGTCTACGCGACTGCGTCGATCGCCTTCCTCAGCTTCATCGTCTGGGCCCACCATATGTTCACCGTGGGGATGCCGATCGCCGGTGAGCTGTTCTTCATGTATGCGACGATGCTCATCGCGGTACCGACCGGCGTGAAGGTGTTCAACTGGGTCACAACCATGTTCCGGGGGTCCATGACCTTTGAAACGCCGATGCTGTTTGCGGTGGCCTTCGTGATCCTGTTCACCATTGGTGGTTTCTCTGGCCTGATGCTGGCTATCGCACCGGCTGACTTCCAGTATCACGATACTTACTTTGTGGTGGCGCACTTCCACTACGTACTGGTACCGGGTGCCATCTTCTCCATTACCGCAGCGGTGTATTACTGGCTGCCGAAATGGACCGGCAACATGTACAACGAAACCATGGGCAAGGTGCACTTCTGGCTGTCCTTTATAGGCCTGAATGTGACTTTCTTCCCCATGCATTTCGTTGGCCTGGCCGGCATGCCGCGCCGAATCCCGGATTACGCCCTGCAGTTTGCCGACTTCAACCAGATTGCCAGTATGGGTGCCTTCCTGTTCGGTGCATCGCAACTGCTATTCCTGTTCAACGTGATCCGCACTATTCAGGGTGGCAAAAAAGCCAGCGATGAAGTCTGGGAGAATCCGGAAGGCCTTGAGTGGACTGTGCCTTCTCCAGCGCCCTACCACACCTTCAGCACGCCACCGGCGGTGCGTTGA
- a CDS encoding cytochrome c oxidase subunit 3 has protein sequence MATESSYYVPEQSRLPIFATIGMFLIAFGAANWINGGSAYIFFAGALAMATVLWFWFAAVIRENMAGLNSDQLKRSYVWGMGWFIFSEVMFFAAFFGALYYIRTFALPWLGGEGDRGSSNMLWQGFENNWPLMVTPDAAAHGDAAKIVGPKDIIDPWHLPLLNTVLLLASSFTVHVAHVYLKKNKRNAFNLWLTATVALGFAFLYFQAVEYYEAYQHLGLTLESGIYGTTFFMLTGFHGAHVTLGTIMLLIMLLRSVIAHHFKPNDHFGFEAASWYWHFVDVVWVALFIFVYVLGG, from the coding sequence ATGGCCACCGAAAGCAGCTATTACGTACCCGAGCAGTCACGGCTGCCCATATTCGCCACCATCGGCATGTTCCTGATTGCATTTGGCGCAGCGAACTGGATCAATGGTGGCAGCGCCTACATATTCTTCGCCGGTGCACTGGCCATGGCTACAGTGCTGTGGTTCTGGTTCGCGGCAGTGATACGGGAGAATATGGCCGGCCTCAACAGCGATCAGCTAAAGCGTTCCTATGTCTGGGGCATGGGCTGGTTTATTTTTTCCGAAGTGATGTTTTTTGCCGCCTTCTTCGGGGCGCTCTATTACATTCGTACTTTCGCCTTACCCTGGCTCGGTGGCGAAGGTGACCGGGGCAGTTCGAATATGCTCTGGCAGGGCTTCGAGAACAACTGGCCCCTGATGGTGACCCCCGATGCGGCAGCGCACGGTGATGCAGCCAAAATCGTGGGTCCCAAGGACATTATTGATCCTTGGCACCTGCCATTGTTGAACACGGTGCTGCTGCTGGCCTCGAGCTTTACCGTGCATGTGGCCCATGTTTATCTGAAGAAGAACAAGCGCAATGCCTTCAACCTGTGGCTCACCGCCACTGTGGCGCTGGGCTTCGCATTCCTCTACTTCCAGGCAGTGGAGTACTATGAGGCCTACCAGCATCTGGGCCTGACTCTCGAATCGGGTATTTACGGTACGACGTTCTTTATGCTGACCGGCTTCCACGGTGCCCATGTGACCCTGGGAACGATCATGCTATTGATTATGTTGTTGCGTTCGGTGATCGCCCACCACTTCAAGCCGAACGATCATTTCGGGTTTGAGGCGGCCAGCTGGTACTGGCACTTCGTGGACGTAGTCTGGGTGGCCCTGTTTATCTTCGTCTACGTGCTGGGCGGATGA
- a CDS encoding MATE family efflux transporter has translation MSQSQTTSNPNRRVLDLAWPMILSNISVPMLGAVDTAILGHLPTAEYLSGVAIGAAVVSMLLWAFGFLRMGTTGLVARSTGGGEEWLLRALILAFGLGLILLPLSWPIIGQAVEWMNASTEAAPHAEAYLKIRLLSAPLALANFALLGFFIGRQDSRAPLYLLLAANLLNIALDVLFIIGLDMGARGAALATVCADVFAFSLGMVLLRRIDRQILESLVDRLRRAGFFPWQDVAPWIELLRINTDLFLRTLLLLFTFAFFTAQGAAQGDAVLAANAILIQLLMMTSYALDGFAHATEALVGDAISRQSQRQFRSTVRSAGKWALGTACAITLFFLFGKPLILPLFTDLDSVLAEANSVYGWLCALPLIAVWCYQLDGVFIGAGKSRQMRDTMFIATAMIFLPVWWLTTSWGNHGVWFSLFLWFIARSIGLILYFYYYTLKKIWI, from the coding sequence ATGTCCCAGTCACAAACTACCTCCAACCCGAACCGTCGCGTCTTGGATCTCGCCTGGCCGATGATCCTGAGCAATATTTCCGTACCGATGCTTGGCGCCGTGGATACAGCCATCCTCGGCCACCTGCCCACGGCGGAGTACCTGTCCGGCGTGGCGATCGGTGCGGCGGTGGTCAGCATGTTGCTGTGGGCGTTTGGCTTTCTGCGGATGGGTACTACTGGCCTGGTCGCGCGCAGCACTGGCGGTGGCGAGGAATGGCTGTTGCGGGCACTGATTCTTGCATTTGGTCTCGGCCTTATCCTGCTCCCCCTTTCCTGGCCCATCATTGGCCAGGCTGTGGAGTGGATGAACGCGAGCACTGAAGCTGCACCCCATGCAGAGGCCTACCTGAAAATCCGCCTGTTGAGCGCACCACTCGCGCTGGCCAATTTCGCCCTACTGGGATTCTTCATTGGCAGGCAGGACAGCCGCGCACCGCTCTATCTGCTGCTGGCTGCGAATCTGCTCAATATCGCTCTGGACGTGCTGTTTATTATCGGCCTTGATATGGGCGCACGCGGAGCAGCCCTCGCAACTGTGTGCGCGGATGTTTTTGCCTTTTCCCTCGGCATGGTGCTCCTGCGCAGAATTGACCGACAGATACTGGAGTCACTGGTCGATCGGCTACGGCGGGCAGGGTTTTTTCCCTGGCAGGATGTCGCACCCTGGATCGAGCTGTTGCGGATCAATACCGACCTGTTTCTGCGCACCCTGCTGTTGTTGTTTACCTTTGCTTTCTTTACCGCGCAGGGAGCGGCGCAGGGTGATGCGGTACTGGCAGCCAATGCCATCCTGATCCAGTTATTGATGATGACCTCCTATGCACTCGATGGTTTCGCCCATGCCACCGAGGCCCTGGTTGGCGATGCGATCTCAAGGCAATCACAGAGACAATTCCGCTCCACTGTCCGCAGTGCTGGAAAATGGGCGCTTGGTACTGCTTGCGCTATCACACTGTTTTTTCTATTTGGCAAGCCCCTGATTCTTCCTCTGTTTACCGATCTGGATTCAGTGCTCGCCGAAGCGAACAGCGTTTACGGCTGGCTGTGTGCACTGCCATTGATTGCGGTCTGGTGTTATCAACTCGATGGCGTATTCATCGGCGCGGGAAAAAGTCGTCAGATGCGCGATACCATGTTTATCGCCACGGCTATGATTTTTCTTCCCGTTTGGTGGCTGACAACCTCCTGGGGCAATCATGGCGTTTGGTTCAGCCTTTTTTTGTGGTTTATCGCACGGTCTATCGGTTTGATCCTCTATTTTTACTACTACACTTTAAAAAAAATCTGGATTTAA
- a CDS encoding COX15/CtaA family protein has product MARHPMAAQESAAHTDWRLRLALAGTLLAVVVVVLGAFTRLADAGLGCPDWPGCYGHLTWPDEEHEIVRANEAFPHAPVETDKTWPEMVHRYFAGSLLLLVGGLTVLAWRRRGQRAFKQTHFLLALIILQAAFGMWTVTLKLWPQVVTAHLLGGMATLSMLWLIAERLRNRGRSIPVHEYRALQKIRPLAIIAVVAVVLQIALGGWTSSNYAALACADFPTCHGEWWPQSDFQQGFNIAQHIGPNYLGGALESDARTAIHVTHRIGALVVSLLVLALAMLAWRAGSRRWAIGLAGALALQVGLGIANVVFFLPLPVAVAHNAGAALLLLGLLTFCYRIQTVQPAVRHP; this is encoded by the coding sequence ATGGCAAGACATCCCATGGCGGCGCAAGAGAGCGCGGCCCATACAGACTGGCGCCTGCGCCTGGCGCTGGCAGGGACACTGCTCGCCGTGGTGGTGGTCGTGCTGGGAGCCTTTACCCGCTTGGCCGATGCCGGTCTGGGCTGCCCGGACTGGCCCGGCTGCTACGGGCACCTCACCTGGCCCGATGAGGAGCACGAGATCGTCCGTGCCAATGAGGCCTTCCCCCACGCGCCGGTCGAGACCGACAAGACCTGGCCGGAAATGGTGCACCGCTACTTTGCCGGCAGCCTTTTATTGCTGGTTGGTGGCCTCACCGTTCTGGCGTGGCGTCGCCGTGGCCAGCGCGCCTTCAAACAGACGCATTTTCTGCTGGCGCTGATTATCCTGCAGGCTGCCTTCGGCATGTGGACCGTGACTCTTAAGTTATGGCCGCAGGTGGTCACAGCGCATCTCCTCGGTGGCATGGCGACCCTGTCGATGTTGTGGCTGATCGCCGAGCGATTACGCAACAGGGGACGCAGTATCCCGGTGCATGAATACCGGGCCCTGCAGAAAATCCGGCCGCTGGCCATAATCGCTGTGGTCGCAGTGGTGCTGCAGATAGCCCTCGGTGGCTGGACCAGTTCCAATTATGCGGCGCTGGCCTGTGCTGACTTCCCGACCTGCCACGGCGAATGGTGGCCGCAGTCGGATTTCCAGCAGGGTTTCAACATTGCCCAGCACATTGGCCCCAACTACCTTGGTGGCGCCCTGGAAAGCGATGCGCGCACCGCCATCCATGTCACCCACCGCATTGGCGCACTCGTGGTGAGCCTGCTGGTGCTGGCACTGGCGATGTTGGCCTGGCGTGCCGGCTCCCGCCGCTGGGCGATCGGCCTCGCTGGCGCCCTGGCGTTACAGGTGGGGCTCGGCATCGCTAATGTCGTGTTCTTCCTGCCACTGCCTGTGGCAGTTGCCCACAATGCCGGCGCAGCTCTGTTACTGCTGGGGCTGCTGACATTCTGTTATCGGATCCAGACTGTGCAGCCGGCAGTCCGACACCCCTAG
- a CDS encoding DUF2909 domain-containing protein, whose translation MWLKVLIVLLFLAVLVSLSSALFFLLRDMGAPESKRTLYALGIRISLAALLLIAIWYGFDSGILSNTAPWANKY comes from the coding sequence ATGTGGCTGAAAGTATTGATTGTCTTGCTGTTTCTTGCCGTGCTGGTCAGCCTGTCCAGCGCTCTATTTTTTCTGTTGCGTGATATGGGTGCGCCCGAATCGAAGCGTACCCTCTATGCCCTGGGCATCCGCATCTCCCTGGCTGCCTTGTTGCTGATTGCCATTTGGTATGGCTTCGACAGCGGTATCCTCTCCAATACGGCACCCTGGGCCAACAAATATTAA